The Nitrosomonas cryotolerans ATCC 49181 genome includes a window with the following:
- a CDS encoding bifunctional 2-methylcitrate dehydratase/aconitate hydratase, giving the protein MDASFSKDRPQPDQVLVDIARYVVNHRIQSNYAYDIARNCLMDTLGCGLEALSYPACTQLLGPVVSGSVVPNGARVPGTRFQLDPVQAAFNIGTMIRWLDFNDTWLAAEWGHPSDNLGGILATADWLSRNARTTGGKLLTMHDVLTAMIKAHEIQGCLALENSFNQVGLDHVLLVKVASAAVVMHLLGGDMNQVINALSQAWVDGQPLRTYRQFPNTGSRKSWAAGDATSRAVWLALITLKGEMGYPSALTAQTWGFYDVLFRGKPFRFQRPIAQWDAYVMENILFKVSFPAEFHAQTAVECAMQLHPLVTAQIDHVKKITIRTHEAAIRIIDKQGPLNNPADRDHCMQYMVAIALLFGRLTAVDYEDKMAADPRIDQLREKIFCMEDQQFTRDYHDPGKRSIANGIIIELKDGSTLGEVVVHYPVGHKRRRDEAISLLETKFKANLARCFPFEQQQAIFNLCRDAKKLEVTPVDEFVDMFAAG; this is encoded by the coding sequence ATGGATGCTTCTTTTTCGAAAGATCGGCCACAACCCGATCAGGTGTTAGTGGATATTGCACGTTATGTAGTGAATCATCGTATTCAAAGCAATTATGCTTATGATATCGCACGTAATTGTTTGATGGATACATTAGGGTGTGGCCTGGAGGCGTTATCCTATCCAGCATGCACTCAATTATTAGGACCCGTCGTGTCAGGAAGCGTTGTACCTAATGGTGCCAGAGTTCCCGGAACACGGTTCCAACTTGACCCAGTACAAGCTGCATTTAATATTGGCACAATGATTCGCTGGCTTGATTTCAATGATACTTGGCTGGCTGCAGAATGGGGGCATCCATCGGATAATCTGGGTGGAATACTAGCAACGGCTGACTGGCTTTCACGTAATGCACGTACAACTGGCGGAAAATTATTGACGATGCATGATGTGCTAACCGCAATGATTAAAGCACATGAAATTCAAGGCTGTTTAGCATTGGAAAATAGTTTCAATCAAGTGGGGCTGGATCATGTATTGCTGGTAAAAGTTGCTTCTGCGGCAGTTGTGATGCATTTGCTGGGCGGTGATATGAATCAGGTTATCAATGCGCTCTCTCAGGCGTGGGTGGATGGGCAACCACTGCGCACTTATCGCCAGTTCCCCAATACGGGTTCGCGTAAATCCTGGGCTGCAGGTGATGCGACGAGTCGCGCAGTATGGCTCGCATTAATCACCCTTAAAGGTGAGATGGGTTATCCTTCCGCGCTAACGGCCCAAACCTGGGGTTTCTATGATGTGCTATTCAGAGGGAAACCATTCCGTTTTCAACGGCCAATTGCTCAATGGGATGCTTATGTAATGGAGAATATCTTATTCAAGGTTTCATTTCCTGCTGAATTTCATGCTCAAACAGCGGTGGAGTGTGCGATGCAGTTACATCCACTGGTAACAGCACAAATAGACCATGTTAAAAAAATTACGATCCGCACTCATGAAGCCGCGATACGTATTATTGACAAACAGGGGCCACTGAATAATCCGGCTGATCGCGATCATTGTATGCAATATATGGTTGCTATTGCATTGCTATTTGGCCGGCTTACCGCAGTTGATTATGAGGATAAGATGGCTGCCGACCCGCGCATTGATCAATTGCGTGAAAAAATATTCTGTATGGAAGATCAACAATTTACTCGGGACTATCATGATCCAGGGAAGCGTTCCATTGCCAATGGAATCATAATAGAATTAAAAGATGGCAGTACTCTGGGAGAAGTTGTGGTGCACTATCCTGTGGGACATAAGCGGCGTCGTGACGAAGCGATTTCATTGTTGGAGACTAAATTTAAAGCGAATCTTGCCCGTTGTTTTCCGTTTGAACAACAACAAGCGATCTTTAATTTATGCCGAGATGCAAAAAAACTGGAGGTAACGCCAGTGGATGAGTTTGTCGATATGTTTGCAGCCGGATGA
- a CDS encoding DUF3465 domain-containing protein — MKFITLLLLLFTPIISSAENFLINSNKLFDFAEKSYPEYFSPAGVTTTTLDQYLVRYYPDTDNYIGTKGEEVYVYGNIFNGLLRSGVISDHIELEADGDELLAQLFANIQGDVQVYGNGVVVSILSDDLVGSRHQRFIVELKSKQTLLIAHNIDLAPRIDTLSLDDQIEFYGEYEWNDKGGVIHWTHHDPEEMHVNGWIFHNNIIYQ; from the coding sequence ATGAAATTTATTACGTTACTATTATTGCTATTCACTCCAATAATATCTTCTGCAGAGAATTTTCTGATCAATAGTAATAAGCTATTTGATTTTGCTGAAAAATCCTATCCTGAATATTTTAGTCCTGCTGGCGTGACAACGACTACCTTGGACCAGTATCTAGTCCGTTATTATCCAGATACTGATAACTATATCGGCACTAAAGGCGAAGAAGTCTATGTTTATGGAAATATTTTTAATGGATTGTTGAGATCGGGCGTCATTTCGGATCATATTGAATTAGAAGCTGATGGGGATGAACTATTAGCTCAATTATTTGCAAATATTCAAGGTGATGTACAAGTTTATGGTAATGGTGTTGTCGTTTCTATTTTATCGGATGATCTTGTTGGCAGCCGACATCAGAGATTTATCGTTGAATTAAAATCAAAACAAACACTGTTGATTGCTCATAATATAGATTTGGCTCCAAGAATTGATACGTTATCTTTAGATGACCAAATTGAATTTTATGGTGAATATGAATGGAATGATAAAGGCGGCGTTATCCATTGGACGCATCATGATCCTGAAGAAATGCATGTGAATGGTTGGATTTTTCATAATAATATTATCTATCAATGA
- a CDS encoding DUF1207 domain-containing protein: MFKKNTVRFIIFFTVVILWMPSVSNAVIPNDVYIAGYAAGALSRDFTLDLSSIVVNNGVITIPDGVLTTKNQAQVLQILSAIPGVIAVELLDPANPPIGKPPLATEDLKVPVSLATTDSVLFPTGLLPTGHLFKPLLADPRWAHFSAAYRNYVGNNLDGNNNGSVSFGETIPFYRATLDQSTVQWETGLQAAVFSDFNLDAESSDLINSDFIASIYSSMRTGKFSAFARIYHQSSHLGDEFLLRTQTDLQRINLSYEGMDLRLSYDLPYGIRIYGGGGGIFHKEPSTIKPWSIQYGVEFNSPWRIHFAKMKPILAVDFKNHEQNSWNTDISARAGVQFENFQIFGRKLQFLLEYFNGNSPTGQFYIDKVEYLGIGAHYHY, from the coding sequence ATGTTTAAAAAGAATACGGTACGGTTTATTATCTTCTTCACAGTGGTTATCTTATGGATGCCTTCCGTTTCCAATGCGGTGATACCCAATGATGTTTATATCGCCGGTTATGCAGCTGGAGCTCTCAGCCGTGATTTCACACTGGATCTTTCTTCCATAGTTGTAAATAATGGGGTCATCACTATACCAGATGGTGTTTTAACAACTAAAAACCAGGCTCAGGTGCTACAAATACTGTCAGCAATCCCTGGTGTAATTGCAGTAGAGTTATTGGACCCTGCCAACCCACCAATTGGCAAGCCTCCATTAGCAACAGAAGATTTAAAAGTGCCCGTCAGCCTCGCGACGACAGACTCAGTACTTTTTCCGACAGGCCTGCTACCTACAGGCCATCTATTCAAACCATTGTTAGCTGATCCGAGATGGGCACATTTTTCAGCTGCTTATCGTAATTATGTTGGAAATAATCTGGATGGAAATAATAATGGATCGGTAAGTTTTGGTGAAACGATCCCATTCTATCGTGCCACCTTAGATCAATCCACCGTACAATGGGAAACTGGCCTTCAAGCTGCTGTTTTCAGTGATTTTAATCTTGACGCAGAATCATCTGACCTGATCAACAGCGACTTTATTGCATCGATTTATTCCAGCATGCGAACGGGTAAATTTTCTGCCTTTGCACGTATTTATCATCAGAGTTCGCATCTTGGAGATGAATTCTTACTGCGCACTCAGACTGACCTGCAGCGTATCAATCTAAGCTATGAAGGGATGGATCTCAGACTTTCGTATGACTTGCCATACGGAATACGTATTTATGGCGGCGGGGGCGGCATCTTCCACAAAGAGCCCTCAACAATTAAACCCTGGTCAATTCAATACGGTGTTGAATTCAATAGCCCATGGCGCATCCATTTTGCAAAAATGAAACCCATACTAGCCGTTGATTTCAAGAATCATGAACAAAACAGTTGGAACACAGATATCTCTGCCAGAGCCGGCGTTCAATTTGAAAACTTTCAGATATTTGGCAGAAAACTGCAATTTTTGCTGGAATATTTTAACGGCAACTCCCCCACCGGCCAATTTTATATTGATAAAGTTGAATATCTCGGTATTGGCGCACATTATCATTACTAA
- a CDS encoding hemolysin family protein, with protein sequence MNFFDNVIIISGLIGTSCFFSMSEIALAASRKIRLRQMSDEGDARAEKVLHLQAHPGNFFTVVQIGLNAVAIMGGIVGESAFTPYFHILLVPWLNDPWLTQLSFVLSFTLVTSLFILVADLMPKRIAMAIPERVAVTLVGPMMGCIVVLRPLVWLFNSAATGIFHLFRIQTTRNDEITSDDIYAVMDAGAEAGVLDKGEQQIMENAFEMQTVSVTSAMTARESLVYFLLQDSEADIKRKIAEEPHTKFLVCDGQLDMIRGFVDAKELLIRVINGEKITLKDNSLVHNCLIIPDTLSLSESMEYFKNSRADFAVVMNEYALVVGIATTNDLQRAVMGAWSLHESEEQIIARDSNSWLVDGVTPITDVMRAFGIEEFPHSQNYETIAGFMMYMLRKIPKRTDFVNYAGFKFEVVDIDAYKVDQLLVTRIDNPDKLSSDTGCK encoded by the coding sequence ATGAACTTTTTTGATAACGTAATAATTATTTCGGGTTTGATCGGTACCAGTTGCTTCTTTTCCATGTCAGAAATTGCACTGGCAGCCTCTCGAAAAATTCGTTTGCGCCAAATGTCGGATGAAGGCGATGCTAGAGCAGAGAAAGTATTGCATTTACAAGCACATCCGGGCAATTTTTTTACTGTTGTACAAATTGGACTCAATGCCGTAGCGATTATGGGTGGCATTGTGGGCGAATCAGCATTCACTCCCTATTTTCACATATTACTCGTACCATGGCTAAATGACCCCTGGCTAACACAGTTAAGCTTTGTTCTTTCCTTCACGCTGGTAACCAGCTTGTTTATTTTAGTTGCTGATCTTATGCCTAAGCGTATTGCCATGGCGATTCCTGAACGTGTGGCGGTAACTCTTGTTGGCCCCATGATGGGGTGCATTGTTGTGCTCAGACCGCTAGTTTGGTTATTTAATAGCGCAGCAACAGGAATATTTCATTTATTTCGAATACAAACAACGCGTAACGATGAAATCACCTCAGATGATATCTATGCCGTAATGGATGCAGGTGCTGAAGCGGGCGTACTGGATAAGGGTGAGCAGCAAATAATGGAGAATGCATTTGAAATGCAAACCGTTTCCGTCACTTCTGCCATGACAGCGAGGGAGAGCTTAGTTTACTTTCTACTACAAGACAGTGAAGCCGATATCAAACGTAAAATTGCTGAGGAACCACATACAAAATTCTTGGTTTGTGATGGTCAACTTGACATGATTAGAGGATTTGTTGATGCCAAAGAACTGCTGATCAGGGTCATTAATGGTGAAAAAATCACACTCAAAGATAACTCGCTGGTACATAATTGTCTAATCATTCCTGATACCTTAAGTTTATCTGAATCAATGGAGTATTTTAAGAATAGCCGTGCCGATTTTGCAGTAGTGATGAATGAATATGCCTTAGTGGTTGGTATTGCGACTACCAATGATCTGCAACGCGCAGTAATGGGCGCCTGGTCATTGCATGAAAGTGAAGAACAGATCATTGCCCGTGATAGCAACTCTTGGCTGGTCGATGGCGTGACGCCCATTACGGATGTTATGCGTGCCTTCGGTATTGAAGAATTTCCCCACAGCCAGAACTATGAAACAATTGCTGGTTTTATGATGTATATGTTGCGTAAAATTCCCAAGCGCACCGACTTTGTTAACTATGCCGGGTTTAAATTTGAAGTAGTCGATATCGACGCCTATAAGGTAGATCAATTGTTGGTGACTCGCATTGACAATCCAGATAAATTATCATCCGATACGGGTTGTAAATAG
- a CDS encoding YchJ family protein has protein sequence MKIMGCPCGSREVTIKRPRIDRGSSCGDNNKKYIDCCGRYLDAGEIALTAEVLMRSRYTAYSLGREDYLLATWYHSTRPALFELKNGSCNTWLGLEVKRHEQLTLDYAIVEFVARYKVNGRACRLHETSRFVRKVGQWFYVDGDIA, from the coding sequence ATGAAAATAATGGGTTGTCCGTGCGGCAGTAGAGAAGTAACGATAAAACGGCCGAGGATCGATCGAGGGTCTTCTTGCGGGGATAATAACAAAAAATATATTGATTGTTGTGGACGCTATTTAGATGCCGGAGAGATTGCTCTCACGGCAGAAGTATTGATGCGCTCGCGTTACACGGCCTATTCATTGGGCCGTGAAGATTATCTACTTGCGACTTGGTACCATAGCACACGTCCAGCTCTCTTTGAACTGAAAAATGGATCATGTAACACATGGCTGGGATTAGAAGTGAAGCGTCATGAACAATTGACGCTGGATTATGCAATCGTGGAATTTGTGGCGCGCTACAAGGTGAATGGTCGTGCTTGTCGTTTGCATGAAACCAGTCGTTTCGTGCGTAAAGTGGGGCAGTGGTTTTATGTCGATGGAGATATCGCCTGA
- a CDS encoding cupin domain-containing protein has translation MKPKNIYAATPYHPEQELFEQLVKNKDVKIERIISKGHRSPAFGWYDQEKSEWILVLKGRAILSFENEAPMHLNEGDFVSIPPHKKHKVDWTDPDHETIWLAVHY, from the coding sequence ATGAAACCAAAGAACATATATGCAGCGACACCTTATCATCCTGAGCAGGAATTATTTGAGCAACTTGTGAAAAATAAAGACGTAAAAATAGAAAGGATTATTTCAAAAGGCCACAGATCTCCAGCATTCGGCTGGTATGATCAGGAAAAAAGCGAATGGATTTTAGTTTTGAAAGGTAGGGCAATACTTTCTTTTGAAAACGAAGCACCGATGCATCTCAATGAGGGAGATTTTGTTAGTATTCCCCCTCATAAAAAACATAAAGTCGACTGGACAGATCCAGATCATGAGACCATCTGGTTAGCTGTACATTACTGA
- the rpmE gene encoding 50S ribosomal protein L31, with translation MKTDIHPDYQEITVTCSCGSVFNTRSTMKKPLNIEVCSICHPFYTGKQKIVDTAGRVEKFRQKYGNQMPK, from the coding sequence ATGAAAACAGACATTCATCCAGATTATCAAGAAATAACCGTAACATGTAGTTGCGGCAGTGTTTTTAATACACGTTCGACTATGAAGAAGCCATTGAATATTGAAGTATGCTCTATCTGCCATCCGTTCTATACAGGTAAACAGAAAATTGTCGATACTGCCGGTAGAGTTGAGAAGTTCCGCCAGAAATATGGCAATCAGATGCCAAAATAA
- the rho gene encoding transcription termination factor Rho — protein MRLSDLKHLHVTELIKIAVTNEIDGANRLRKQDLIFALLKNQARKGESIFGEGTLEVLQDGFGFLRSPDTSYLAGPDDIYISPSQIRRFNLHTGDSVDGEIRPPKDGERYFALVKVDKVNSESPEHSKHKILFENLTPLFPTERLMLERDIKAEENITSRIIDLIAPIGKGQRGLLVASPKSGKTVMLQHIAHSIAANHPDVILMVLLIDERPEEVTEMIRSVKGEVISSTFDESAMRHVQVADMVIEKAKRLIEHKKDVVILLDSITRLARAYNTVVPASGKVLTGGVDAHALQRPKRFFGAARNIEEGGSLTIIATALIDTGSRMDDVIYEEFKGTGNMEIHLDRRMAEKRIYPAINVNRSGTRREELLIKPDDLQKIWVLRKLLYPMDDMDAMAFLLDKIKATKNNADFFDSMRRV, from the coding sequence ATGCGTTTATCTGATCTTAAGCATCTTCATGTTACTGAATTAATAAAAATTGCTGTCACTAATGAAATTGACGGCGCTAATCGTCTGCGAAAACAGGATTTAATCTTTGCACTGCTTAAGAATCAGGCACGTAAAGGTGAAAGTATTTTTGGTGAAGGAACCCTGGAAGTTCTACAGGATGGTTTCGGTTTTTTACGTTCGCCCGATACGTCATATCTTGCGGGACCTGATGATATCTACATTTCTCCTAGTCAGATTCGGCGCTTTAATTTACATACGGGCGATTCGGTGGATGGTGAAATTCGTCCGCCCAAGGATGGCGAGCGTTACTTTGCATTGGTAAAGGTTGATAAAGTAAATAGTGAGTCTCCAGAGCATTCGAAACATAAAATCCTGTTTGAGAATCTGACGCCGCTATTTCCAACTGAGCGATTGATGCTTGAACGTGACATTAAAGCGGAAGAGAATATTACGAGCCGTATCATTGATTTGATAGCTCCGATTGGAAAAGGGCAGCGTGGTTTGCTAGTCGCCAGTCCAAAATCAGGTAAAACTGTGATGCTTCAACATATTGCCCATTCGATTGCGGCTAATCATCCTGATGTTATTTTGATGGTGTTATTAATAGATGAACGTCCCGAGGAAGTGACTGAAATGATTCGTTCAGTCAAAGGTGAAGTGATTTCATCGACCTTTGATGAATCAGCCATGCGGCATGTGCAGGTAGCAGACATGGTAATTGAGAAGGCTAAACGATTGATTGAGCATAAAAAGGATGTCGTGATATTGCTTGATTCAATCACACGCTTAGCGCGCGCATATAATACGGTGGTGCCTGCTTCTGGAAAAGTATTGACAGGTGGTGTTGATGCACATGCATTGCAACGTCCTAAGCGTTTCTTTGGTGCTGCGCGTAACATCGAGGAAGGTGGTTCCCTGACCATTATTGCTACTGCATTGATTGATACTGGTTCGCGTATGGATGATGTAATCTATGAGGAATTTAAAGGTACCGGGAATATGGAAATTCATCTTGACAGGCGTATGGCTGAAAAGCGGATCTACCCTGCCATTAATGTTAATCGATCCGGTACACGTAGGGAAGAACTGTTGATTAAACCAGATGATCTGCAAAAGATCTGGGTGCTGAGAAAATTATTGTATCCTATGGATGACATGGATGCGATGGCATTCCTGCTGGATAAAATTAAAGCGACAAAAAATAACGCTGATTTTTTTGATTCAATGCGTCGGGTATGA
- the trxA gene encoding thioredoxin TrxA gives MSQHIHYVTDATFDTEVLQSAAPVLVDYWAEWCGPCKMIAPILDEIAGEYADRLKVAKLNIDENQDTPPKYGIRGIPTLMLFKGGSIVATKVGALSKSQLTAFIDSHI, from the coding sequence ATGAGTCAGCATATTCATTACGTTACCGATGCTACTTTTGATACGGAGGTATTGCAGTCAGCTGCTCCCGTACTGGTAGACTACTGGGCAGAGTGGTGTGGTCCATGTAAAATGATAGCGCCGATATTGGATGAAATAGCGGGTGAATACGCTGATCGTCTCAAGGTAGCGAAGCTTAATATCGATGAGAATCAGGATACACCACCGAAATATGGCATTCGTGGTATTCCGACATTGATGTTGTTCAAAGGCGGGAGTATTGTAGCAACTAAGGTTGGCGCTCTGTCAAAATCTCAATTAACTGCATTTATTGACAGTCACATATAA
- a CDS encoding ABC transporter ATP-binding protein: MSRILLKLEHIRHTYGKQVVINDLSLTLKEGDIGCLLGPSGCGKTTVLRCIAGFEAISAGEILLNEMRVSSAASFLSPEQRHMGMVFQDYALFPHLTVVENIGFGLHRMLKAEREQRIAELLKIVGLVDVPSKYPHELSGGQQQRVALARALAPRPDLLLLDEPFSNLDVSLRERLSLEVRDILKNQGMTAILVTHDQDEAFAIADEIGVMYEGEIQQWDTAYNLYHRPANRFVANFIGQGIFVPGKIIDLQQVEIELGVLKGEISHQPVSDCDVYKKGGIVDVLLRPDDIVHDDTSPLQASVVHKAFRGADILYTLRLADGDIVLSLVPSHHNHAIGEKIGIKLEADHVVVFNRFES; this comes from the coding sequence ATGAGTAGAATCTTACTTAAGCTTGAACATATCCGCCATACCTACGGCAAACAAGTTGTAATTAATGACTTATCATTGACATTGAAAGAGGGCGATATTGGTTGTTTGTTAGGTCCAAGCGGATGTGGTAAAACGACGGTGTTGCGCTGTATCGCCGGATTTGAGGCAATATCGGCAGGAGAGATTCTACTGAATGAGATGAGAGTAAGTAGCGCAGCTTCGTTTTTATCTCCAGAACAAAGACATATGGGTATGGTTTTTCAGGATTATGCTTTGTTTCCTCATCTTACGGTTGTTGAGAATATCGGTTTTGGTCTGCATCGTATGCTTAAGGCAGAACGTGAACAGCGTATAGCTGAGTTGCTAAAAATAGTAGGCTTAGTGGATGTGCCTAGCAAATATCCACATGAATTATCTGGCGGCCAGCAGCAACGTGTGGCGCTTGCGCGTGCTTTGGCTCCTAGACCTGATCTTCTGTTATTAGATGAACCTTTTTCCAATCTGGATGTGAGCTTACGTGAGCGTTTAAGCTTGGAAGTTCGTGATATTTTAAAAAATCAAGGTATGACGGCTATTTTAGTAACGCACGATCAGGATGAAGCGTTTGCTATTGCTGATGAAATAGGTGTCATGTATGAAGGTGAGATCCAGCAATGGGATACTGCATATAATCTTTATCATCGACCGGCTAACCGTTTTGTTGCGAATTTTATTGGCCAGGGAATATTTGTTCCTGGAAAAATAATTGATTTACAACAGGTCGAGATTGAGTTGGGTGTTTTGAAAGGTGAGATTTCACATCAACCTGTATCAGATTGCGATGTATACAAAAAAGGCGGTATTGTGGACGTATTGCTCCGCCCAGATGATATTGTTCACGATGATACGAGTCCTTTGCAGGCATCGGTGGTACATAAGGCTTTTCGTGGTGCGGATATTTTATATACATTGCGCCTGGCTGACGGTGATATTGTATTATCACTGGTACCCAGTCATCATAATCATGCTATCGGTGAGAAAATCGGAATTAAGCTGGAAGCAGATCATGTGGTTGTATTTAATCGATTTGAATCGTAA
- a CDS encoding ABC transporter permease, with protein MMSWRLVPFFIAALVLVPISVIVSSFFTPASDIWQHLVETTLPILLANTFWLGLGVIMGTGLLGVSLAWFTAVYEFPGREFLSWALLLPLAMPAYVTAFVALGLFDYTGPIQTTLRAWFEADLHWFPDVRSRLGVIIIMTLAFYPYVYLLARNAFLTQGKRSLEAAQSLGFSRIQGFFKVALPMARPWIAGGMMLVLMETLADFGTVAVFNYDTFTTAIYKAWFSMFSLSAASQLASLLIIIVFILIFLEQQFRLRMRYAEAKRSQRADRIQLTGWRVWLVMSIILVVLFFAFLLPVIQLSIWAVQSFVQSFDHRYLEFLWHSLLLSGLAVLITCLAAILMVYATRRYPGSAIYFAVRIATIGYALPGAVLAIGVFVPIVWLDNQLNELIMELFHIEAGLLIQGTLVIMLIAYMIRFLAVGHYPIDGAMQRITRSIDEAAMGLGLHGWPMIRKIHLPILKTGIFTAATLVFVDVMKEMPITLMTRPFGWDTLAVRIFEMTSEGEWEQAALPSITIVLAGLVPIILFMRQTEK; from the coding sequence ATGATGAGCTGGCGGCTCGTTCCTTTTTTTATTGCTGCTTTGGTGCTAGTCCCTATTAGTGTTATTGTTTCATCGTTTTTTACTCCTGCCAGTGATATCTGGCAACACCTGGTAGAGACAACGTTGCCGATTTTACTAGCTAATACTTTCTGGCTAGGATTAGGTGTTATTATGGGCACCGGGTTGTTGGGAGTTAGTCTTGCTTGGTTTACAGCAGTATACGAATTTCCGGGGCGGGAGTTTCTCTCATGGGCTTTGCTGTTGCCACTTGCGATGCCTGCCTATGTGACCGCATTTGTCGCTTTGGGGCTATTTGATTATACCGGCCCAATACAAACAACATTACGTGCCTGGTTCGAGGCAGATCTGCATTGGTTTCCAGATGTACGCAGTAGGTTAGGCGTTATTATTATTATGACGCTGGCATTTTATCCCTATGTTTATCTGTTGGCTCGTAATGCTTTTCTTACTCAGGGTAAGCGCTCATTGGAAGCAGCCCAATCATTAGGTTTTAGCCGTATACAAGGATTTTTTAAGGTTGCATTGCCAATGGCGCGTCCTTGGATAGCGGGTGGCATGATGCTTGTCTTAATGGAGACCTTGGCTGACTTTGGTACTGTTGCAGTATTTAATTACGATACATTTACTACGGCCATTTATAAGGCCTGGTTTAGTATGTTTTCCCTGTCTGCTGCATCTCAGCTTGCTTCCTTGCTAATTATTATTGTCTTCATATTAATTTTTCTGGAACAGCAATTTCGCTTACGCATGCGTTATGCTGAAGCTAAGAGAAGTCAACGTGCAGATCGGATTCAGCTTACTGGCTGGCGTGTTTGGTTGGTAATGAGCATTATCTTGGTGGTCTTGTTTTTTGCATTTTTGTTACCGGTGATACAACTGAGTATTTGGGCCGTACAATCATTTGTACAGAGTTTTGACCACCGCTACTTAGAATTTCTTTGGCATTCATTACTGTTGTCTGGGCTTGCTGTTTTAATTACTTGTTTAGCTGCGATACTCATGGTTTATGCTACGCGTCGTTATCCCGGTAGTGCGATATATTTTGCGGTACGTATAGCTACGATTGGTTATGCATTACCTGGCGCGGTATTGGCAATAGGTGTTTTTGTACCTATTGTCTGGCTAGACAATCAGTTAAATGAATTGATTATGGAGCTATTTCATATTGAAGCTGGATTATTGATTCAAGGTACACTTGTTATCATGTTGATTGCCTATATGATACGTTTTCTGGCAGTTGGCCATTATCCCATAGACGGTGCAATGCAACGCATTACGCGCAGTATCGATGAAGCCGCGATGGGATTGGGTCTGCATGGATGGCCGATGATACGAAAAATACATTTGCCAATATTGAAAACAGGTATTTTTACGGCAGCCACACTGGTGTTTGTAGATGTCATGAAAGAAATGCCGATTACCTTGATGACGCGTCCTTTTGGCTGGGATACGCTTGCCGTTCGAATTTTTGAAATGACTTCGGAGGGAGAGTGGGAGCAAGCCGCATTACCTTCTATCACAATTGTGCTGGCAGGGTTGGTGCCAATCATACTGTTTATGCGACAAACTGAGAAATAA